The genomic interval TCCATGCGCACGATCGCTTGACTCATTCAAACCTTTCATTTAAAAGGGTTCGTGTAGAACTCTTTTTATTACGGCTTTTAGGTAAAGCCTAAAAACCTACGCTAAGCCACGGTAGCACTAAAGCTTGCCTCTGCAGAGGCAGAAGACTTTTGCCGTTTTGCAAGAAGTCTATTACGTGGCGTTGCGCATAATTGTAGCAGTAGAATATAAAAGTAAGATAAAGGAGTTTTTACATGTAAAAAAGCGCAAAAATCTTTGTGATTAGTAAAAATATAGACACTTTTTTACCTCAAAAAGGCATGGCAGAGCATGTAAAAGCTATTTTTGCAATTTAGAGACATAGGTTGCTATGTCTTGAAGATCTTGTAGATTCATATTTTTAACCTGTTTGGACATGACCAACGAGGTTCCATGGGTTTTAAATTCGGTCTCTTTATAATATTTAAGGCTTTCCACCAGCACTTCAGCATCTTGACCTGCAATGATACCACTTTTACCAAAGGCTTTATTGCGTCCATCGGCTCCATGACAGCCTGCACATTGTTTAAAAAGTACCTCACCGTTGTTCGCGGCATGTAAAAATGAGCAGAGTAAAAAAAGAGAAAGAAGGGAGATTTTAATGTGTTGTACCATAACCCAAAGCCTCCAAAAATTAAATAGTCATAAAAATATTTTACTAGGTTTGGATTATAGCATGTTCTGACAAATGAGGTAAAGGAAATTTTCTGAAGCAGAAAAATTTTGAGCGTAGGTATTCGGTATTTCACATGTCATTGTGATACAATGCCGATTTTATCTATGGTATGAGGTGTGTGGTGATGAATCATAAATTGCGAGAATTGGGTGCAGATTTTTTACTTTTAATGGTGGCTGTGGCATGGGGAAGTACCTTTTTTGTGGTACAAGCTGCGGTCAATGAAACACCGGTGTACACTTTTCTATTTTGGCGCTTTTTCTTAGCCGGCCTTTTGATGGCACTCATTTCATTTAAACACCTGCATTTGATCAATAAAGAGGTTTTAAAAGCGGGAATGCTTTTGGGTCTTTTTATGTTTTTAGGCTACGCGTTTCAAACCTTTGCACTCACCTATACCTACTCTTCAACGGTTGGCTTTATCACGGGGCTGAGTGTGATTGTGGTTCCTTTTGCTTCGTATCTTATTTTTAAACATAAAGCTTCAGTTTTCTCCTCTTTAGGGGCGATTGTGGCAGCCATTGGGCTCTATTTTTTAACGCTTAACAGTGAAATTGGACTCTCTTTAGGCGAATTGTACGCCTTCATCTGTGCGATGATGTTTGCACTGCATATCGTCTTTACGGGGCATCTTTCCCGAAAGCACAATGTCTATCTTTTGGTCACCATTCAATTTTTAACCGTGGGCATCTGCTCTTTGATGGGAGGTCTTTTCTTGGAAGGTTCTATCGTTCCGCCTCAAATGGATCTGCTTTTTATCAATGCTATTGCGATTACGGTTATTTTTGCGACAATTTTTGCCTTTTGGGTTCAAACGGCGATGCAACGTTTTACAACCGCGGCTAAAACAGCGATTATCTTTACGATGGAGCCTGTGAGTGCGGGGATTTTTGGCTACTATTTTGCGAACGAGCTTTTAAGCTTTTCTCAAATGTGTGGTGCTGTGATGATTTTGTGCGGCATGGTGATTGCAGAACTAGGCTCTTACTTTATCGAACAGTACCGAAGACGAAAGAGTAGACTTTAATTAGAATTCGTAACACGTGTTCTAAGCTTTCGTCAATCTGCTGTATAAAAGTTGTAGGAAAAAAAGCGTGGTTGCGACGAGAATGATGGATGCACCGCCACTGAGGTTGAAGCGATACGAGAGGTACAGCCCAAGTATGCAAAAAAGTGCTGAAAGAAGCGAAGATACGACCATCATGCCCCCCACGGAATTGGTGAATTTTTCGGCAATGTAGGGTGGAATGGTCAGCAGTGCAATGACTAAAATAAGCCCTACCGCGCGAATGATAATGACAACACCCAGCGCTACCATTAAAACCAACGCAAAATAGAGTAGTGTGACATTGATGCCTCGAAGTTTGGCAAATTGCGCGTCAAAACTCATCGCTAAGAGCTGCTTGTAAAAGATAATGGCAAAGGCTAAAACTAACACCAACACCGTACCCATACTGTAAAGATCTTCGGGTGTGACCGATAAAATCGCACCAAAAAGATAACTCATCAAATCCACATTGTATCCAGGTGTAAGGTCGGTCATGATGATGCCCAGCGCCATACCAAATGCCCATAAAACACCAATCAGTGCATCAAGACGTGCGTTGTTTTGGTGTGTTATATAGGCGATAATGGCTCCTAAAAAAAGCGCAAAAAGTGAAGCACCTAGCATGGGAGCAATACCAAAATAAAGTGCTAAACCAATGCCACCGTACGAGCCATGTGCAATGCCTCCTGCGATAAACACCATGCGATTGATAACAGTGAGTGTTCCAATCACACCACAAATAACGCTGACTAAAAGTGACGCCCAAAGGGCATTTTGCATAAAATCAAAGCTTAGAATATCCATCATGCGAGCTCTTTGGGGAAATGATTGCAACGGGTGGCGCTGATGAGTTCAACGGGGCAGACATGTTCGTTTTGATTTTCAAAGACTTTGAAATTTTGGGTTTTTGGCACATCGTGAACGAAGAGCGTTTTGTTGACATGGACGACTTTTGTGGCGTAATTGAGTGCAACGTTAATGTCATGACTGATGATGACAATGCCGACCGTTTCATTGAGCGATTTGAGCAGTTTAAACATACTGATCTGCCCTGCAGTGTCAATACTTGCAGTTGGCTCATCTAAAAACATGATTTTAGCTTCACACGCAAGGGCGCGGGCGATGAAAACACGTTGGCGTTGTCCGCCTGAGAGCGTGTTGATCTTTTGGTTTTCAAACCCTTTCATGCCCACTCGCTCTAACATGCCAAGCGCAATCGCGCGATCTTCTTTTGAGTACGTTGCAAAGGCTTTGGATTTGGAGAGTCTGCCCATCAAAACAACGTCCATCACTTTAATGGGGAAGTCTTTATTGGCGATAGTATCTTGGGGAACATAAGCAATTTCATGGCTTACATGTAAAGGGTTTTCACCAAAAAGAAGCACTTCGCCGCGTTCAGGTTCCAGTAAGCCTATCATCATTTTTAAGAGGGTGCTTTTACCGCCACCGTTGGGACCAATGATGGCTAAAAATTCGCTCGTGTTGTACTGGAGGTTGATGTCCTCCAGCACGCACGCGCCATCATAACTAAAATAGAGGTGATTGATTTGAATATCATTTTGCATAAAGCGATTATATCATTTTAGTTCTGATTGAAACGTTTTGGCAATGCTCAAAAGATTTTCACTCCACGCATAAGCTAAAGGATCGATGGGTACTACTTTGCCATTAATTTGCTTGGCAATACTGATGGCACTTTTTTGAGAAAACTGAGGCGCAACAAAAATCACTTTAGCATTTTCCTCTTTAGCTTCTTTGATGATGGTCGCTAACTCACTTGGTTTTGGCTCTTTTCCACTCACTTCAATCGCAATTTGCTCTAAATCATAACGTTTTGCAAAGTAGCCATACGAAGGATGAAAGACGATAAATTTACGGCTTTTAATGTCGCTAAGGGTCTTTTGAATAGACGTATCTAAAGCATCGATTGAGACGATAAATGCTTCGTAATTTTTGGTAAATTCACTTGCTTGTGCTGGATAAAGTGTGACCAGTGCATTGTAAATGTTTTTAGCTTGGGTTTTGACTAAAATGGGGTCAAGCCAAACGTGTGGATCGAGAGATTCATCTTCATGGTCGTGATGCGCCTCTTTTTTAGAATCTGCTTTTTCATCTTCATGATGATGTTCCGCCATTGCTATTTTTTCAATGCCTTTTACTGTATCGACCATCACCATTTTAGGATTGGTGCTTTGAAATTTAGGAAGCCACGCTTTTTCAAACCCATCACCGATGCTAAAGTAGGCATCTGAACTGGCAAGCTCTTTCATTTGCGAAGGCTTCGGCTCATAGGTGTGTTGGTTCGCCCCAGGCGCTACCATAACGTTTACATGTAAAAAATTTTTCGCGATTTGTTCCACAAAATATTTTTGAGGCAAAATGCTGACCGTGACGGTCTGCGCGGCACTTAAGAGTGAACCAAAGAGAAGTGTGACGAGAAGAAGAATGTATTTCATGATGTTTCCTTTGCGACTTAGTTGCATAATTTTGTGAAATCTTAATCAAATGCAACTTAGTTGTGACTTAGAATGATTCTTTAATCGTATATGAAAAAAAATTGGGTACTATTTCTTAGATTTCATCCCAAAGAGGAAACTATGAGCGAACAGCTTCAAAACGTGTTTCAAGAATACGACATCAAATTTACAACCGCGCGCGCTTCGATTTTAGAGGTGCTCAAAGTTGCCAACAGTCCGCTAAGTTACGAGCAGATCAAAGAAAAAATGAGCGTGAGAATGGACAAAGCGACCTTTTATCGCAACATCGCTAAGTTTGAAGCGTTAGGCATGGTGCATAAGTTTGAGTCGGATGATCGTAAGTGGTATTTTGAGCTTTCCAGTACGACACATGCGCATTTTATTTGCGAGCAGTGCCATAAAATCACCTGTATGAACGTCGATATTGGCAATGTTGAGGGCGAAGTGACCAGCATCGTTTTAAAAGGTACATGTAAGGAGTGTCATTCGTGAAAAAACTTTTACATGTAAGCTTTTTAGCCTTGCTTTTTTTGAGCGGATGTGCACTGAAACAAGAGATTACCTCTTCTGAGACGTATGTGATTACCATTAAAAACAAACACGTAGCACTTTCCGATACAGGGTTTATTAACCACGGAAATGACTATACGAATGTTCAAATTTTCACGGCAGGCAGTGCTCTTTTCAATCTTGAAATCATGGGAAGCACTATCTGTTTGGATGGGCGTTGTTTGGACAAACTCGCTTTCAATGAGCAGTTTTTTCAAGAAGAACACTACGCGGAATTGATGCAGGAAATTATCGCCAAAAAGCCTATTTATGAAGGGCTAAATCTGCTTCAAACTTCTAGTGGCTTTGAGCAAGAGATAGACCGCCCAAACAGCCATCTTATCTACACAGTGCAAGGGCAAATACTGAGCTTTAGAGATACCAAAAACGGTATTTTGATACGCCTAAAACCATTACCATAAAGGAATTTTCATGAAATTTGTCGGGGCACATGTGAGTGCCAGTGGCGGAGTCTTTAATGCTCCCATTAATGCTACAAAAATCGGAGCCAAAGCGTTTGCGCTTTTTACAAAAAATCAACGTCAGTGGGAAGGAAAGTCTTTAACCCAAGAAGAGATTGATCGTTTTAAAGCTGAGTTAGAAAAAGCGGAGATTTTACCCAAACATGTGTTACCGCACGACAGTTATCTGATCAATCTTGGGCATCCAGAGCGTGAAGCGCGTGAAAAATCATTGAACGCCTTTTTGGATGAGGTGCAACGCTGTGAAGCTTTGGGGTTGGATAAGCTCAATTTTCACCCAGGAAGTCATCTTAAACAGATCAGCGAAGAGGCGTGTTTGGAGCTTATTAGCGCTTCCATGAACGAAGTGCTACGTCAAACAAACGGTGTGACTTTGGTTGTGGAAAATACTGCAGGGCAAGGAAGCAATATGGGTTACAAAATGGAACACCTAGGCTACCTTATGGAGCACTCCATCGATCAAGAGCGTGTCGGGGTTTGCATCGATACTTGCCATCTGTTTACTTCAGGTTACGATATCAGAAGTGAAGAGTCTTATAGGCAAACGATGGAAAAATTTGCTACAATCGTCGGATTTAAGTACCTCAAGGGGATGCATCTTAATGATTCTAAGCCAGATTTAGGCACTCACGTTGATAGACATGACTCTATTGGCAAGGGGAAATTAGGCGTAGAACCGTTTGGGTTTATCATGAACGATGCGCGCATGGATGACATTCCTTTAATACTTGAAACGATCGACGATTCGCTATGGGCAGAAGAAATTGCACTGCTTTATAGTTTCACTCACTAAAACATTCTAAGGACAATCTATGACACAAACGGTAAGAGTTGCCACGTTACTCAGTCTGAGTGCGGCGACGCTTTTGGCTTCAGGATACCGTATCCCTGAACAATCTTTAAACTCAGTAGCACTCAGTGCAGCGTATGTCGCTAGTGCCAATGGCGCAGATGCGAGTTATTATAACCCTGCCAATATGGCATTTATGGCTGAAGGTGGTTATATTGAAACCTCTTTAACGTATATTAATTTATCAGAGGTTAGTTTTGAAGGTGTCTCTTCTTCTATGGATGGAGATTCTAAAGAAGAAGAATTTTTACTTCCAAATTTGCATTATGTCTCCCCCAAAATGGGTAATTGGCGCTATGGTCTCTCTATTGTTGCTCCTGCAGGTCTTTCAAAGCGTTGGGATGAATCTTTTGCCAAAGCAAGTTCTGAAGAATTTACGCTTAAAGTCATTGAGGTAAATCCAACAGTGAGTTATCTTGTGAATGAGCAACTCTCACTGGGTTTTGGTTTACGTGGTGTTTATACGGATGGGGTAGTAAAAAGTGATGCTTCAGGTCTTGGTTCTCAAGCAAACAGGGATCTTACAGGTGATTCGATTGACTTTGGTTACAATCTAGCTCTCAGTTACAAGCCGATTAAAGATGTGACCTTAGCTGCAACGTATCGCTCTAAAGTAGATTTGAGTGTTGAAGGTGATGCTACACTTGTCAATGGAATGTATAATGGAGGTGCAAGTGTAACGATTCCACTTCCTGCCTCCTTAGCATTAGCGGCAGCGTATACCTATGATAAAACAACGGTAGAATTTGTGTTTGAGCGAACCTATTGGTCAAGCTATAAAGATTTGGATTTTAACTATGATGTTGATTTAACCGCTACGGCTATGGCTGGATTTGATAATCCCATTGCCAAAAATTGGAAAGATGCTAATGCGTATCGTATTGGTTTAAGTCATCAATGCACCGACAATCTCAAAATGATGCTTGGTTTTGCGATCGATAAATCGCCAGTTCCTAGCAATACCCTCGGTTTTGAGCTTCCTGATTCGGATGCAAAACTCTACTCCATTGGCTTTGAATACGCCATGAGTCAAAATCTTAAAGTGGGTTTGGCATACCTTTATGACGACAAAGAAGATCGAACCGTAAGTAATTATACGGGAGGAACATCGGTAGCGCCATCGGGTACCTTCACCGATTCAGCTGCCCATCTTTTAACAGCATCACTCAAATATAAGTTTTAAAGATGCTCACCTATCCGTATCAAAATTTTTATGAGATCATGGAGGCCAATGCTAAAAATGATCCTAAAAAAACGGCTATTTTTATGGATGATCACAAAGTATCGTATGTGAAGCTTAAGCATCACATCGATACGTTTGCGCGTTTTTTGGAATTTAGCAGTATCAAAAGTGGGGATCGGGTTGCCATGATTGTGGGCAACTCGGTGGAGTTTATTGTCTCTTTGTTTGCGATTACGAAGATTGGAGCGATTGCCGTACCTCTGAATACTTTTTTGAAAAAAGAGGAGTTTGAGTATATTTTGAATGATTGCAGTGCCAAAATGCTGGTTTGCTCCGCATCGTTTGCCAATGAGACCAAAAACTTACTGGATACGACGAAGATTGAAAAGATCATTTGGTGCGATGATTACCCGCATTTGGATGAACGCAATTACAGCTTTAGCGAAATTGATGCAAGTGCGGACAGGCATGGCTATGGAGCCAAAAAGCCAAAATTGGATGATTTGGCCTGTATCGTTTACACATCAGGCACAACAGGTAAACCCAAAGGCGCTATGCTCTCGTATCGCAATATCTTCTCCAATGCGATCTCAGGCGCAGACTCATTTCACATTACATGTAAAGATCGTTTCATCGTTTTTTTACCGATGTTTCACAGCTTTACGCTCTCCATTATGGTACTTTTGCCCCTCTTTACGTGCTCTAGCATTGTCATCGTGCGTTCGGTTTTTCCTTTTGCCAATGTGCTTAAACAGACCCTACTTAAACGTGTGACCATTTTCCTTGGCGTTCCAACCTTGTACAACGCGCTGTTGAAAGCAAAAATTCCATGGTATTTTATGTGGTTCAATCAGGTGCGTATTTTTATCTCAGGCAGTGCGCCACTCAGTGAGCAGTCACTGAATGATTTTAACGCCAAATTTAAAAAAGCGACGCTTTTAGAAGGCTATGGACTCAGTGAGTGTTCGCCTGCGGTGTGTGTGAACCGATTGGATCACCAAAAACCGCTCTCGGTTGGTTTACCGCTTCCAAGTTATGAAGTGAAAATCGTCAATGAAGAGCGCGTTGAGGTCAAAACGGGCGAAGTGGGTGAAATTATGGTGAAGGGCGATTGCGTAATGCAAGGGTATCTTAACCATGCCGATGCAACCGATGAGACCATCATCAATGGCTGGCTTTTAACGGGCGATTTGGGTAAAAAAGATAGCGATGGCTTCATTTACATTGTGGATCGTAAAAAAGATCTGATTATCTCCAAAGGAATCAACATTTATCCTAGAGAAATCGAAGAGATTATCTATAAATACGAAGGAATAGATGCGGTTGCGGTGATTGGTATTCGGGATGAACAGACCAAAGATGAAGAGGTTCTCGCTTTTATTCAACTCAAAGAGGGTATGGAGATTCAAGAGAGCGAATTGCGCGCTTATCTTAAGCAACATGTGGCAAATTTCAAGTTACCGAAGCATATTTACTTTGTTGAAGAGCTTCCTAAGAATGCAACGGGTAAGGTTCTAAAGCGTGTTTTAAAAGAAAATGTCAAAAATGGTGGAATCTTACGTAAAAGATAGAGATTAACTTTTTAACCAAAGGGTTATTTTATCATCATCTTGTCATCATATATTTCCATGTAGTCGTATAATAATATTTTTACTATGGATCAAAAGGCTTTGTATTGCAGTATTTGATAGATTTTTTAGAGAGTAAAACGGTTCAAACATCCACAATCTATGAGCATCTTAAGTGTTCGATTGACGAAGCAAAATTTTTACAATTGATGACCAAAGAGTACGTGCAAGGCTCTGTTGATCTCGGTGTTGGGGAGATTTTGATCAAACTTTTTGGCGATAAAAAGTATGCGCATCTGCAAAAACTCTCGTTGGTGAAAGAGTTGATCGAGCAAGGGTGGATTGTTCAAAACAATTTTCTAACCTCAAAGATCATGGATGTCTCCAATTTAGAACTCTTAAACAGCAGTGTTACGCTGAGTTCTGCTTTTTTAAAGCTTTTGGAAGAGGGAACCCTAGAGGTTGTGTTACCAGACGTTACGCCATACGCCGATCATCTTGAATATCTTAAAGATCAGTTTTTCAGAATTGAGCTGTATCAAAAACTAAGCCAAACCAAACACAATGCAACGGAAAATTCACCCAGCATTGGACGCCTTAAAAATAAACTCGATCTTTTAGAGAGTCGTATTGTTGAGCGTATTAAAGTCACTCAAAACGAGATCATCGTTGAAACTATTTTCAAAGAAAATGAGTTAAGTCCTAAAGAACAGCTCATTTTTCTAGCACTTCTCAAAGAGGAGTATGCCGGTGAGTTCGAAAGTTTACGCGATATGAATACACTCATTAGTCTTATCAGCGTCGATGATTATGAGAAGATTAAAAATCGTTCTTTGTTGGAAGAGGGCTCAAAACTCATCGAAAATCTCATTATTGACTACGATGAGATGCTGAGCACCTTTGGTGGCGTGACGCGGAGCTTTTTCATCTCTGAAGAGATTTTACAAAAAATCATGCACCCCAATAAAGAGAAAAAAAGCAAGAAAATTAAGCTCGATATGCTCATTGGCGAGCAAGAGCTTTTTGAACTGATCGACCCTAAGACTAATTTAGATGATGTGATTTTGCATCCAAAAACCAAAGAGGTGCTTGACAATTTACTCAAACAAATTGATAAAAATGTGGTGAAATTGCTTCGGGAATGGGGGATAAAAGAGCGTCGCAGTGGCATTGATGCTAAGATCATTCTCTACGGTCCTCCGGGTACGGGTAAAACGATGACAGCGCTCTCTTTAGCGAAGTCGATGAAAAAGCGCGTGCTCAGTTTTGACTGTTCTAAGATTCTCTCCAAGTACGTTGGTGAGAGTGAAAAAAATGTACGTAGTATCTTTGACACCTACAAAGAGTTGTGTAAAAAGACGAAAAGTGAGCCTCTTTTACTTTTAAATGAGGCGGATCAATTTTTAAGTGCGCGATCAACCGACAGTGGCGCAAGTGCGGATAAAATGCACAATCAGATGCAAAATATCTTTTTAGAGCAGATTGAGCGTTTTGATGGACTACTTATTGCAACTACGAACCTTTTGGAGACGATCGATCCTGCATTTTCAAGGCGTTTTGATTATAAAATCGCGTTTGAAAAGCCTGATTTAAAACAGCGAATAGCGCTTTGGAAAAAACTTTTACCTGAAAATGCTACCTATGAAGAGGGTTTAGATATTGAAAAACTCGCTTCGTATCCGCTCACGGGTGGGCAGATCAAAGTCGTGCTTAAAAACACAGCGCTCAAAGTCGCTGCCAAGGCAAAACCGCTGTTTACGTTTGAAGATTTTAAACTCTCGATTGACCGCGAAACCAAAGGCGCCTTTGGCGACGCAAAATCCGTTGGATTTATGAATTAAAGGCATAAACAAGCCTTTTTGAGTGCTTTACATGTAAAGCACTCAGATGGATTTGTTGTGAAATGATAGATTCTGCCTTGATAGAGGTAGTAGCGTTTTGGGCTTTGCTCAAATAGCGTTATAAAATGAATGAATGAAGGAATGATGATGACCCCTTTGTCGCATATGGATTTTGCCCATCCCTATTTTGGAGCTTTTTTCCTCCTTGTTTTTGGCGCCGTTGTCTTTTATGGCATTACCGTCTTAGCACGTCTTGTTAGCCGTAAAATGGCGCGACTCGATACGGAAAAACTTAAACTCAGCATTTACGAATGCGGTCCTGAAGTGACCAAACAGCCCAATAAAATTTCGGCACATTTTTACCTTTTTGCGCTTTTGTTTATTTTATTTGATGTGGAGATTATCTTTATGTTTCCGTGGGCGGTGGATTTTAAAGTTTTAGGCATGTTTGGGTTTGTTGAGATGATTTTATTTGTCATTATTTTAACCATTGGTTTTGCATACGCATGGAAAAAAGGAGCGCTCGAATGGCACAGCATAAGATAAATTACCTTCAAGAAGCAGGACTTCCTGTGGCACTGACCACAGTCGATAAGTTGGTTCAATGGGGTAGAAGTAACTCGTTGTGGCCACTGACCTACGGGCTTGCCTGTTGTGCGATTGAGATGATGGCAACGGGTGCGAGTCGTTATGACTTTGACCGTTTTGGAACGATTTTTAGGGCGAGTCCTAGACAAGCAGACGTCATCGTCATTGCAGGAACACTTACCAAAAAACACGCGCCGTTTATGCGTCGTTTGTATGACCAGATGCCCGATCCAAAATGGGTCATTAGTATGGGAAGTTGCGCCAATACGGGTGGTATGTTCAACACCTATGCCACCGTTCAAGGCGCTGATCGCATTATTCCTGTGGATAT from Sulfurospirillum multivorans DSM 12446 carries:
- a CDS encoding c-type cytochrome, yielding MVQHIKISLLSLFLLCSFLHAANNGEVLFKQCAGCHGADGRNKAFGKSGIIAGQDAEVLVESLKYYKETEFKTHGTSLVMSKQVKNMNLQDLQDIATYVSKLQK
- a CDS encoding DMT family transporter, which produces MNHKLRELGADFLLLMVAVAWGSTFFVVQAAVNETPVYTFLFWRFFLAGLLMALISFKHLHLINKEVLKAGMLLGLFMFLGYAFQTFALTYTYSSTVGFITGLSVIVVPFASYLIFKHKASVFSSLGAIVAAIGLYFLTLNSEIGLSLGELYAFICAMMFALHIVFTGHLSRKHNVYLLVTIQFLTVGICSLMGGLFLEGSIVPPQMDLLFINAIAITVIFATIFAFWVQTAMQRFTTAAKTAIIFTMEPVSAGIFGYYFANELLSFSQMCGAVMILCGMVIAELGSYFIEQYRRRKSRL
- a CDS encoding metal ABC transporter permease, producing MMDILSFDFMQNALWASLLVSVICGVIGTLTVINRMVFIAGGIAHGSYGGIGLALYFGIAPMLGASLFALFLGAIIAYITHQNNARLDALIGVLWAFGMALGIIMTDLTPGYNVDLMSYLFGAILSVTPEDLYSMGTVLVLVLAFAIIFYKQLLAMSFDAQFAKLRGINVTLLYFALVLMVALGVVIIIRAVGLILVIALLTIPPYIAEKFTNSVGGMMVVSSLLSALFCILGLYLSYRFNLSGGASIILVATTLFFLQLLYSRLTKA
- a CDS encoding metal ABC transporter ATP-binding protein, whose amino-acid sequence is MQNDIQINHLYFSYDGACVLEDINLQYNTSEFLAIIGPNGGGKSTLLKMMIGLLEPERGEVLLFGENPLHVSHEIAYVPQDTIANKDFPIKVMDVVLMGRLSKSKAFATYSKEDRAIALGMLERVGMKGFENQKINTLSGGQRQRVFIARALACEAKIMFLDEPTASIDTAGQISMFKLLKSLNETVGIVIISHDINVALNYATKVVHVNKTLFVHDVPKTQNFKVFENQNEHVCPVELISATRCNHFPKELA
- a CDS encoding metal ABC transporter solute-binding protein, Zn/Mn family, with translation MKYILLLVTLLFGSLLSAAQTVTVSILPQKYFVEQIAKNFLHVNVMVAPGANQHTYEPKPSQMKELASSDAYFSIGDGFEKAWLPKFQSTNPKMVMVDTVKGIEKIAMAEHHHEDEKADSKKEAHHDHEDESLDPHVWLDPILVKTQAKNIYNALVTLYPAQASEFTKNYEAFIVSIDALDTSIQKTLSDIKSRKFIVFHPSYGYFAKRYDLEQIAIEVSGKEPKPSELATIIKEAKEENAKVIFVAPQFSQKSAISIAKQINGKVVPIDPLAYAWSENLLSIAKTFQSELK
- a CDS encoding Fur family transcriptional regulator; the encoded protein is MSEQLQNVFQEYDIKFTTARASILEVLKVANSPLSYEQIKEKMSVRMDKATFYRNIAKFEALGMVHKFESDDRKWYFELSSTTHAHFICEQCHKITCMNVDIGNVEGEVTSIVLKGTCKECHS
- the nfo gene encoding deoxyribonuclease IV, producing MKFVGAHVSASGGVFNAPINATKIGAKAFALFTKNQRQWEGKSLTQEEIDRFKAELEKAEILPKHVLPHDSYLINLGHPEREAREKSLNAFLDEVQRCEALGLDKLNFHPGSHLKQISEEACLELISASMNEVLRQTNGVTLVVENTAGQGSNMGYKMEHLGYLMEHSIDQERVGVCIDTCHLFTSGYDIRSEESYRQTMEKFATIVGFKYLKGMHLNDSKPDLGTHVDRHDSIGKGKLGVEPFGFIMNDARMDDIPLILETIDDSLWAEEIALLYSFTH
- a CDS encoding OmpP1/FadL family transporter; this encodes MTQTVRVATLLSLSAATLLASGYRIPEQSLNSVALSAAYVASANGADASYYNPANMAFMAEGGYIETSLTYINLSEVSFEGVSSSMDGDSKEEEFLLPNLHYVSPKMGNWRYGLSIVAPAGLSKRWDESFAKASSEEFTLKVIEVNPTVSYLVNEQLSLGFGLRGVYTDGVVKSDASGLGSQANRDLTGDSIDFGYNLALSYKPIKDVTLAATYRSKVDLSVEGDATLVNGMYNGGASVTIPLPASLALAAAYTYDKTTVEFVFERTYWSSYKDLDFNYDVDLTATAMAGFDNPIAKNWKDANAYRIGLSHQCTDNLKMMLGFAIDKSPVPSNTLGFELPDSDAKLYSIGFEYAMSQNLKVGLAYLYDDKEDRTVSNYTGGTSVAPSGTFTDSAAHLLTASLKYKF
- a CDS encoding fatty acid--CoA ligase → MLTYPYQNFYEIMEANAKNDPKKTAIFMDDHKVSYVKLKHHIDTFARFLEFSSIKSGDRVAMIVGNSVEFIVSLFAITKIGAIAVPLNTFLKKEEFEYILNDCSAKMLVCSASFANETKNLLDTTKIEKIIWCDDYPHLDERNYSFSEIDASADRHGYGAKKPKLDDLACIVYTSGTTGKPKGAMLSYRNIFSNAISGADSFHITCKDRFIVFLPMFHSFTLSIMVLLPLFTCSSIVIVRSVFPFANVLKQTLLKRVTIFLGVPTLYNALLKAKIPWYFMWFNQVRIFISGSAPLSEQSLNDFNAKFKKATLLEGYGLSECSPAVCVNRLDHQKPLSVGLPLPSYEVKIVNEERVEVKTGEVGEIMVKGDCVMQGYLNHADATDETIINGWLLTGDLGKKDSDGFIYIVDRKKDLIISKGINIYPREIEEIIYKYEGIDAVAVIGIRDEQTKDEEVLAFIQLKEGMEIQESELRAYLKQHVANFKLPKHIYFVEELPKNATGKVLKRVLKENVKNGGILRKR
- a CDS encoding ATP-binding protein, producing the protein MQYLIDFLESKTVQTSTIYEHLKCSIDEAKFLQLMTKEYVQGSVDLGVGEILIKLFGDKKYAHLQKLSLVKELIEQGWIVQNNFLTSKIMDVSNLELLNSSVTLSSAFLKLLEEGTLEVVLPDVTPYADHLEYLKDQFFRIELYQKLSQTKHNATENSPSIGRLKNKLDLLESRIVERIKVTQNEIIVETIFKENELSPKEQLIFLALLKEEYAGEFESLRDMNTLISLISVDDYEKIKNRSLLEEGSKLIENLIIDYDEMLSTFGGVTRSFFISEEILQKIMHPNKEKKSKKIKLDMLIGEQELFELIDPKTNLDDVILHPKTKEVLDNLLKQIDKNVVKLLREWGIKERRSGIDAKIILYGPPGTGKTMTALSLAKSMKKRVLSFDCSKILSKYVGESEKNVRSIFDTYKELCKKTKSEPLLLLNEADQFLSARSTDSGASADKMHNQMQNIFLEQIERFDGLLIATTNLLETIDPAFSRRFDYKIAFEKPDLKQRIALWKKLLPENATYEEGLDIEKLASYPLTGGQIKVVLKNTALKVAAKAKPLFTFEDFKLSIDRETKGAFGDAKSVGFMN
- a CDS encoding NAD(P)H-quinone oxidoreductase subunit 3, which produces MTPLSHMDFAHPYFGAFFLLVFGAVVFYGITVLARLVSRKMARLDTEKLKLSIYECGPEVTKQPNKISAHFYLFALLFILFDVEIIFMFPWAVDFKVLGMFGFVEMILFVIILTIGFAYAWKKGALEWHSIR
- a CDS encoding NuoB/complex I 20 kDa subunit family protein gives rise to the protein MAQHKINYLQEAGLPVALTTVDKLVQWGRSNSLWPLTYGLACCAIEMMATGASRYDFDRFGTIFRASPRQADVIVIAGTLTKKHAPFMRRLYDQMPDPKWVISMGSCANTGGMFNTYATVQGADRIIPVDIYLPGCAPRPETLQYALMLLQKKIRTEKASRRLSPKRLV